From the Leptospira licerasiae serovar Varillal str. VAR 010 genome, one window contains:
- a CDS encoding DUF1365 domain-containing protein translates to MGLNSKIVEARVMHDRKIPKPNRFNYGVFTFQLDLDELDLVNDRLWMLGNNKFRVFSFKDKDHLNFGKEGIKENFLEYLRKEGVKEKVEKVTLITNLRVFGYVFNPVSFYFAEDKDGNPICAVAEVGNTFGEMKLFFLGKGSFTQKGFKKKEGKFFYVSPFVSLDSEFEFYLNPPQDGRINLRIDAFENGERVMVTTYTGKALDLTDLNLIRMFLKYPFVTLRVIGLIHWQALLLYLKKLPFIRKNEGLDKQRGLHLGRR, encoded by the coding sequence ATGGGACTAAATTCCAAGATAGTCGAAGCAAGGGTTATGCATGATCGTAAGATCCCTAAACCGAATCGGTTCAATTACGGGGTCTTTACATTCCAATTGGATCTAGATGAACTCGATTTAGTGAACGACCGTTTATGGATGCTTGGAAATAATAAGTTTCGAGTATTTTCTTTTAAAGATAAGGATCACCTAAACTTCGGAAAAGAAGGTATAAAAGAAAATTTTTTAGAGTACTTAAGAAAAGAAGGAGTCAAAGAGAAGGTAGAAAAGGTAACGCTAATCACCAACCTGAGAGTATTCGGCTACGTCTTTAATCCGGTATCGTTTTATTTTGCCGAGGATAAGGATGGAAATCCAATATGCGCCGTTGCAGAGGTTGGGAATACATTCGGAGAAATGAAGTTATTCTTCCTTGGAAAAGGATCCTTTACTCAAAAAGGATTTAAAAAGAAAGAAGGGAAGTTCTTCTATGTCTCTCCGTTTGTCAGTCTGGACTCAGAGTTTGAATTTTATTTAAATCCTCCTCAAGACGGAAGGATAAACTTAAGGATAGACGCTTTCGAAAATGGCGAAAGGGTCATGGTGACAACTTATACCGGTAAGGCTTTAGATCTAACGGATCTAAATCTGATCCGGATGTTCCTGAAATATCCTTTCGTAACATTGAGAGTGATCGGACTCATCCACTGGCAGGCCTTACTTCTTTACCTGAAAAAACTTCCTTTCATTCGAAAGAATGAAGGTTTAGATAAACAAAGGGGATTGCATCTTGGAAGGCGATAA
- a CDS encoding SAM-dependent methyltransferase — translation MSLIYTLMEKDIFPDWLIRFRIRQLLRLRLRMEDKGSLEKNQEHLIQYVNSLKRSPIAIDTQAANEQHYEVPSSFFKLVLGKHMKYSSGYWTSPDIGIDESERIMLDLTCKRAELENGMSVLDLGCGWGSISLYIAENYPKCKVTGVSNSKSQKKFIDSEAKKRGLKNLNIITADMNVFKTNLKFDRIISVEMLEHMKNYEVLFQKLASFLKPKGKFFVHIFTHKKFAYPFDVVDDTDWMAKYFFTGGQMPSHDLFLYFQKDFRIINQWIVNGKNYALTSEAWLSNMYKNKEEVLKILGETYGKEHAVKWFVYWKTFFMACAELWKYKNGEEWIVSHYLFDKR, via the coding sequence ATGAGTCTGATCTATACTCTGATGGAAAAAGATATATTCCCGGATTGGTTGATCCGATTTAGGATACGACAACTATTGCGTCTTAGGCTCCGTATGGAAGATAAAGGGAGCCTGGAAAAGAATCAGGAACATCTAATCCAATATGTAAATTCACTAAAACGATCGCCAATCGCGATTGATACCCAGGCTGCAAACGAGCAACACTATGAGGTCCCTTCTTCTTTTTTCAAATTGGTGTTGGGCAAACATATGAAATATAGCTCGGGCTATTGGACTTCTCCGGATATAGGGATAGACGAGTCCGAAAGGATTATGTTGGACCTAACGTGCAAAAGGGCGGAGTTAGAGAACGGGATGAGTGTTCTGGACCTAGGCTGTGGCTGGGGATCCATTTCTCTTTATATAGCGGAAAATTATCCGAAATGCAAAGTCACAGGAGTCTCCAATTCCAAAAGTCAAAAGAAGTTTATAGATTCGGAGGCTAAAAAGAGAGGTTTAAAAAACCTGAATATTATTACTGCGGACATGAACGTATTTAAGACGAATTTGAAATTCGATCGTATCATCTCCGTGGAAATGTTGGAACATATGAAAAACTACGAAGTTCTATTCCAGAAACTGGCTAGTTTTCTGAAACCGAAAGGAAAGTTTTTCGTACATATATTCACACATAAAAAATTCGCATATCCGTTCGACGTTGTGGATGATACGGATTGGATGGCAAAATACTTTTTTACGGGAGGGCAAATGCCTTCTCATGATCTGTTCTTATATTTTCAAAAGGATTTTCGGATCATTAACCAGTGGATAGTAAACGGAAAAAATTACGCGCTTACTTCCGAGGCTTGGCTTTCCAATATGTATAAGAATAAGGAAGAAGTTCTCAAAATATTAGGAGAAACCTACGGCAAAGAGCATGCGGTAAAATGGTTTGTTTATTGGAAAACGTTCTTTATGGCATGTGCCGAACTTTGGAAATACAAGAATGGAGAAGAATGGATCGTCTCTCATTATCTTTTTGATAAAAGATAA
- a CDS encoding DUF2062 domain-containing protein, giving the protein MTKLQDQGSKPSFFAKARGRILEELKTGTSPEKIALSLAIGGAIGIFPLIGTTMAICAFLGFVLRLNPVSIQIANYAMYPFQVFLIIPFLELGAYLSGKELDLTWAYRLVEGDSSQVLEGLSHSAVYAVLGWTCMVPIPAGISYFLLLILVKKANQIVRK; this is encoded by the coding sequence GTGACAAAATTACAAGACCAAGGATCTAAACCTTCCTTCTTTGCCAAAGCTAGGGGAAGGATACTAGAAGAATTAAAAACAGGAACAAGTCCAGAGAAGATCGCATTATCTTTGGCAATCGGTGGAGCGATCGGGATCTTTCCTTTGATCGGGACCACAATGGCAATATGCGCCTTCTTAGGTTTTGTTTTAAGATTGAACCCGGTTTCCATTCAGATAGCAAATTATGCGATGTATCCATTTCAAGTTTTTCTAATTATTCCTTTTTTGGAATTAGGGGCATATTTGTCCGGGAAGGAACTGGATCTAACTTGGGCGTATAGACTTGTAGAAGGAGATAGTTCTCAAGTTTTGGAAGGGCTTTCTCATTCTGCAGTGTATGCTGTCCTTGGGTGGACTTGTATGGTGCCGATTCCTGCGGGGATCTCTTATTTTCTATTATTGATCCTGGTAAAAAAGGCAAACCAGATCGTTCGCAAATAA
- a CDS encoding SAM-dependent methyltransferase: protein MEGDNIVKVEPLESAGSGVGTLSFYERIFFSALSGMQRGSLRILFPDGGQRYLGNPNSSDPPEFHHAILQVKDRKFFKKLVLYGDIGLAESYMDGDWDTDDIRAIICWFLLNLESTPSVSGSNKSLFHLALMNLGNRLLHLFRNNSVKGSKKNISEHYDLGNDFYKKFLDQTMTYSCAYFSDPTKSLEEAQIAKIENLCKKLKLKDTDHLLEIGTGWGAFSTYAAKNYGCKVTSYTISEEQYKFAKAKISAMGLEDKIEVRLEDYRKVEGSYDKIVTVEMLEAVGHEYFEDFFAMCHRVLKKDGLMAHQIITCPDSRYESFRKGVDFIQKHIFPGSLIPSIARINEAINKTGDMFIHELEDIGRYYDRTLMTWQKGFEENLSSIASMGYNESFLRKWRYYFSYCAAAFHMRNISVVQVVYTRPNNLGLNSQ from the coding sequence TTGGAAGGCGATAATATTGTAAAAGTAGAACCGTTGGAAAGTGCTGGTTCTGGGGTCGGAACATTAAGTTTTTATGAAAGGATCTTCTTCTCCGCGTTATCGGGAATGCAAAGGGGATCTTTGAGGATCCTTTTTCCGGACGGAGGGCAAAGATATTTGGGAAATCCTAATTCTTCGGATCCTCCGGAGTTCCATCACGCGATACTGCAGGTGAAGGATCGGAAATTTTTCAAAAAGTTGGTATTGTACGGGGATATCGGTTTAGCTGAATCTTATATGGATGGTGATTGGGATACGGACGATATTCGTGCGATCATCTGTTGGTTCTTATTAAATTTAGAAAGTACACCTTCCGTTAGCGGTTCTAATAAGAGTCTTTTTCATCTTGCTTTAATGAATTTGGGGAATCGTCTGCTCCACTTGTTCCGGAACAACTCTGTCAAAGGTAGTAAGAAGAATATTTCGGAACATTACGATCTAGGGAACGATTTTTATAAGAAGTTCTTAGATCAGACAATGACATATTCATGCGCCTACTTTTCGGATCCTACAAAGTCTTTGGAAGAAGCGCAAATCGCTAAGATAGAAAACTTATGTAAAAAATTAAAACTCAAGGATACCGATCACCTTTTGGAGATCGGAACAGGTTGGGGCGCATTCTCAACTTACGCAGCTAAAAACTATGGCTGTAAAGTGACTTCTTATACGATTTCTGAAGAACAATACAAGTTCGCAAAAGCAAAAATTTCCGCAATGGGTTTGGAAGATAAGATAGAAGTCCGACTGGAAGATTATAGAAAAGTTGAGGGCTCCTACGATAAGATAGTGACTGTCGAAATGTTAGAAGCGGTAGGTCACGAATATTTCGAGGACTTCTTCGCTATGTGCCATAGAGTCTTAAAAAAGGACGGACTTATGGCTCACCAGATCATCACCTGTCCGGACTCCAGATACGAATCTTTTAGAAAGGGAGTGGATTTTATCCAAAAGCATATTTTTCCGGGATCACTTATACCTTCGATTGCAAGGATCAATGAAGCGATCAATAAGACCGGCGATATGTTCATTCATGAGCTGGAAGATATCGGCAGATATTACGATCGTACCCTTATGACTTGGCAAAAGGGATTCGAAGAGAATCTTTCTTCTATCGCAAGTATGGGTTATAATGAATCCTTTTTGCGTAAGTGGAGATATTATTTTTCGTATTGCGCTGCAGCCTTTCATATGAGAAATATCAGCGTGGTGCAGGTAGTCTATACCAGGCCGAATAATCTCGGATTGAATTCTCAGTGA
- a CDS encoding TetR/AcrR family transcriptional regulator, giving the protein MKNSQEKISYHHGDLKRALLDASVKILKEEGYKALSLRKAATLAGVSQSAPYRHYPDLESLYADIAEEGFKILAERQKRLRTKYKKRPLLLFRESGVSYVEFALENPDLFRIMYGNQIESHLKYDSLIKTEDETFQIIVDIIKDCQKASLIPEGNAEKAATSAWTMAHGVAVLLSGQQMMFRDVEIKQARKITKDLIQFLYTGLKA; this is encoded by the coding sequence ATGAAAAATTCCCAAGAAAAAATTTCATACCACCATGGAGACCTAAAAAGGGCCTTATTAGACGCCTCCGTGAAAATCTTAAAAGAAGAAGGTTATAAGGCTTTAAGTCTTAGAAAAGCCGCCACCTTGGCCGGGGTCAGCCAATCCGCTCCCTATAGACATTATCCTGACTTGGAATCCTTATATGCAGACATTGCAGAGGAAGGATTTAAGATCTTGGCGGAAAGACAAAAAAGATTAAGGACTAAATACAAGAAGAGACCCTTGCTTTTATTCAGAGAATCAGGGGTTTCTTATGTGGAATTTGCATTAGAAAATCCTGATCTATTTAGGATCATGTATGGGAACCAGATCGAAAGCCATTTAAAATACGATTCTTTGATCAAAACAGAAGATGAAACATTTCAGATCATAGTGGATATCATCAAAGATTGTCAAAAGGCAAGTTTAATTCCCGAAGGAAATGCGGAAAAAGCGGCCACTTCCGCATGGACAATGGCCCATGGAGTTGCAGTATTATTGTCAGGGCAACAAATGATGTTCCGAGACGTAGAGATCAAACAAGCAAGGAAAATCACTAAGGATTTGATCCAGTTCTTATATACAGGATTAAAAGCTTAA
- a CDS encoding YqaA family protein — translation MELSKFLSELLQAYAGPGLTLISFGAATLLPFSSEAVLMGAIWSGLSPAEAVFWASIGNCAACAFNYSLGYWFGKKIEARISESKTYAGWAERMSRWGYWALGFSFLPFVGDPITVLSGFFRQKFWIFALVVFSLRILRYIALAYGLGL, via the coding sequence TTGGAACTTTCAAAATTTTTGTCGGAACTCCTACAGGCTTATGCGGGCCCGGGATTGACCCTGATTTCTTTCGGAGCAGCCACCTTGCTTCCGTTCAGTTCCGAAGCGGTACTTATGGGAGCGATCTGGTCGGGTCTTTCTCCCGCAGAAGCTGTGTTCTGGGCCTCGATCGGAAATTGTGCCGCATGCGCATTCAATTATTCATTAGGTTATTGGTTTGGTAAAAAGATTGAGGCTAGGATTTCCGAATCCAAGACCTATGCTGGGTGGGCGGAAAGAATGTCCAGATGGGGGTACTGGGCTTTGGGATTTTCTTTTCTTCCCTTTGTAGGAGATCCAATTACGGTGCTCTCCGGATTTTTTCGCCAGAAGTTTTGGATTTTTGCTTTGGTAGTATTCTCACTTCGGATATTAAGATACATTGCGCTGGCTTATGGACTCGGCTTGTAA
- a CDS encoding DUF1295 domain-containing protein has product MYEKAVSLMFSAWVVVFFLMSLLWLIGKLIKNYSIVDVGWGLCISTVAIVYFLLGDAFSVRKAIFAFMATVWGWRLSYFIFTTRVLTGHEDARYTEFRKEYGDQVDRKFFTNVFQFQGILGTILSLPFLFPALNPSIQTHPLEIVGLCVFVIGLWGESVADFQLAEFKLDPNNKGKVCDIGLWRYSRHPNYFFEWVIWVSFGLVSLASPWGWIGLVSPLIMFILLTKVTGIPFNEVGQLKSKGNLYLDYKSRTSAFFPWFPKK; this is encoded by the coding sequence ATGTACGAAAAAGCCGTGTCCTTGATGTTCAGTGCTTGGGTAGTCGTATTCTTTTTGATGAGCCTTCTTTGGTTAATCGGAAAGCTTATCAAAAATTATTCGATCGTAGATGTGGGATGGGGCCTTTGTATTTCCACTGTCGCGATCGTATATTTTTTATTAGGCGACGCTTTTTCAGTAAGAAAAGCGATCTTTGCTTTTATGGCAACTGTTTGGGGTTGGAGACTTTCCTATTTTATATTTACTACGAGAGTTCTAACAGGTCACGAAGACGCAAGATATACCGAATTTAGAAAGGAATATGGAGATCAAGTAGATCGTAAATTTTTCACAAATGTATTCCAATTCCAGGGAATTCTCGGAACAATTTTAAGCCTTCCTTTTCTTTTTCCAGCTTTGAACCCTTCGATACAAACCCATCCATTGGAGATCGTAGGTCTTTGCGTTTTTGTGATCGGGCTTTGGGGGGAATCTGTCGCCGACTTCCAATTGGCGGAATTCAAATTGGATCCTAATAATAAGGGAAAGGTTTGTGATATAGGACTTTGGAGATACAGCAGACATCCGAATTATTTTTTTGAATGGGTAATTTGGGTCTCTTTTGGTCTCGTCTCTCTCGCTTCTCCGTGGGGATGGATCGGTCTTGTCTCTCCGTTGATCATGTTTATACTTTTAACTAAGGTCACTGGGATCCCTTTCAATGAGGTCGGGCAATTAAAGTCAAAAGGAAATCTGTATTTGGATTATAAGTCCAGGACCAGTGCATTCTTTCCTTGGTTCCCTAAAAAGTAG
- a CDS encoding NAD(P)/FAD-dependent oxidoreductase, with amino-acid sequence MKKNSPLKKKSQKTANRKKEKLAIVGSGIAGMGCSYFLRDQYDITVFEKADYVGGHTNTVFIPEEDKKIPIDTGFIVFNHVTYPNLKRFFEELHVPTKKTSMSFSVQHVPDNLEFCGSGLNGLFAQRKNIFNFRFLRLLLNINRFNDESPKILQDPKYKEYSLQRYIKEEGYHPDLLTYYLVPMSSAVWSTPEDLMLEFPAYSLVRFFLNHGFLGLNTQHQWYTVDGGSIEYVKRLISSNRDRFYTNSPVLGVETTSAGKAKLIFKGNKSQVFDKVILACHADSSLSILKKPTSLQKELLSQFDYQENIATLHTDDSVMPNTRSTWSSWNYRMDRIQGEIRPHTIYWMNSLQGVSKQKDYFLSIGDPGLVDPKKILKRIKYEHPLFHVGSLKAQGRLSELNRKGPIYFCGSYFRYGFHEDAFWSAKELSETLLGRKVWD; translated from the coding sequence TTGAAAAAGAATTCTCCCCTCAAAAAGAAATCGCAAAAGACCGCTAACCGAAAAAAGGAAAAACTTGCAATTGTAGGTTCCGGAATTGCCGGGATGGGCTGTTCCTACTTTTTAAGGGACCAATACGATATTACAGTTTTCGAAAAGGCGGACTATGTCGGAGGTCATACGAACACCGTATTCATTCCGGAAGAAGATAAAAAGATCCCGATCGATACCGGGTTTATAGTATTCAACCATGTCACTTATCCCAACCTAAAACGTTTTTTCGAAGAATTACATGTGCCCACAAAAAAAACCAGTATGTCTTTTAGTGTGCAACATGTTCCGGACAATTTGGAGTTTTGCGGTTCAGGCTTGAACGGCCTATTCGCTCAAAGAAAAAATATATTCAATTTTAGATTTTTACGTTTGCTTCTGAATATCAATCGTTTCAACGATGAATCCCCTAAAATATTACAAGATCCTAAATACAAAGAATATTCTCTGCAAAGATATATAAAAGAAGAAGGGTATCATCCCGATCTTCTGACATACTACTTGGTCCCAATGAGTTCCGCAGTTTGGTCTACTCCTGAAGACCTGATGTTGGAATTCCCCGCTTACTCTCTAGTCCGCTTTTTCTTGAATCATGGATTCTTGGGATTAAATACGCAGCACCAATGGTACACTGTGGACGGCGGCTCTATCGAGTATGTCAAAAGACTGATCTCATCCAATCGGGATCGATTTTATACTAACTCGCCGGTCTTAGGAGTAGAAACTACTTCGGCAGGTAAAGCCAAACTTATCTTTAAGGGCAACAAGTCGCAAGTATTCGATAAGGTAATACTTGCCTGCCATGCAGATAGTTCCCTTTCTATTCTAAAAAAGCCTACATCTTTGCAGAAAGAATTATTATCTCAGTTTGATTATCAAGAGAATATCGCGACCTTACATACGGATGATTCCGTAATGCCAAATACAAGATCCACTTGGTCATCTTGGAATTATAGAATGGATCGGATCCAAGGAGAGATCCGCCCTCATACTATCTATTGGATGAACAGCTTGCAGGGAGTTTCCAAGCAGAAGGATTATTTTCTATCCATAGGAGATCCCGGACTTGTGGATCCTAAAAAGATCTTGAAAAGGATCAAATACGAACATCCTCTTTTTCATGTCGGTTCATTAAAAGCACAAGGCAGACTATCCGAATTAAATCGGAAGGGGCCTATTTATTTCTGCGGTAGTTATTTTAGATACGGATTCCATGAAGACGCGTTTTGGTCAGCTAAAGAATTATCGGAGACCCTGCTGGGAAGGAAGGTATGGGACTAA